Part of the Streptomyces sp. WMMC500 genome is shown below.
GCGCCATGCTGCGGCTGAGGTCGCCGTCGCCGCTGTGTTCCCTTGCCGCCATGGAAACGAGTCTAGCTGCGCACTTGCCATCTGCGTACACCGTATGCGTAAATGAGTACGGCGTACTCAGATAGGGGAGGAAGAGCGTGAAGGCAAGCTCGGCCGACGCCGTCGTGGCGGACGGCGTGCAGAAGCGCTACGGAGAGAAGCGGGCCCTCGCCGGCTTCGACCTGACCGTGCCGTACGGGACGGTTTACGGCCTGCTGGGTCCCAACGGCGCCGGCAAGACCACGGCGGTGCGGATCCTGTCCACCCTCATCCGCCTGGACGGCGGCCAGGCCCGCGTCGGCGGGTTCGACGTGATGAAGGAGCCGGTCAAGGTGCGCCGGCGGATCGGCCTCGCCGGGCAGTACGCGGCGGTGGACGAGGTGCTGACCGGGCGGCAGAACCTGGAGATGTTCGCCCGGCTGTTCCACCTCGGCTCCCGGCGCGCCCGCGAGCGCGCGGCGGAGCTGCTGGAGCAGTTCGGGCTGACCGAGGCCGCGGACAAGGGCGCCAAGGAGTACAGCGGCGGCATGCGGCGCCGGCTCGACCTGGCGTCGAGCATGATCCTCGCGCCGGACGTGCTGTTCATGGACGAGCCGACGACCGGCCTCGACCCGCGCGGCCGCGGCGAGGTCTGGGAGGCGGTGCGGGACCTGGTGGCCGGCGGCACGACGGTGCTGCTGACGACGCAGTATCTGGACGAGGCCGACAAGCTCGCCGACCGCATCGCCGTCATCGACGAGGGCCGGACGATCGCGGACGACACCCCGGCCGCGCTCAAGAACAAGGTGGGCGGCGACCGTATCGAGGTCGTCGTCGGCTCCGCCGAGGAGATTCCGGACGCGGTGAAGGCCGTCGCCCGGGTCTCCGGCGCCGACCCGGCCATCGACCTGGAGGAGCTGCGGGTGCACGGCGCGGTCACCGACCGGGTCGCGGCGCTGACGGAGGTGGCGCGCACGCTGCAGGACGACGGGGTCGCGGTGGACGACATAGCGCTGCGGCGGCCCACGCTCGACGACGTGTTCCTGAGCCTGACCGGCCACACCGCGGCGGAGTCGGAGTCGGCGGAGAGCGCGGGCGGCAAGGAGAGCAGGAAGGCGAAGAAGGAGAGCGGGAAGGACGGCAGGAAAGAGGAGGCCCCGGTCGTATGAGCACCACCGTCACCGAAAGCGCCGCAGGGGAGAAGCGGCCCCGTCCCCCGGCCGGCGAGCAGGCCCCCGGCGGAGCGCTGAAGTGGGCGTTCGCCGACTGCTGGACCGTCGTACGCCGCGGTCTGCTGCACTACCGCCGGCAGCCGTCGAACATCGCCTGGCAGCTCGGCTTTCCCGTCGTCTCCGTGCTGCTGTTCGTGTACGTCTTCGGCAGCGCGATGGAGGGCGGCGCGGACGCCTACAAGTCGTACGCGATGCCCGGCATGTTCGCGATGACCATGGCCTTCGGGTTCATGAACACCGCCATGCTCATCGCCATCGACAAGGAACACGGCATCACCGACCGGTTCCGCTCCATGCCGATGTCCCCCTCCGCCGTCGTCAGCGGCCGGGGCGTCTCCGACCTCATCGGCGCCGCGCTCGACCTGGCGGTGATGGCGGCGATCGCGCTGGTCATCGGCTGGCGCTCGGACGGCACGGCGCTGGAGACCGTGGCGGCCTTCGCGCTGCTGCTGTGGCTGCGCTTCGCGCTGATCTGGGTCGGGGTGGTGCTCGGCCTGCTGACGCCCAACCAGGAGGCGGCGGGCAACCTCTTCGCGGTCGCGTTCCCGTTCGGCATGGTCTCCAGCGTCTTCGCGTCGCCCGCGGACATGCCGGACTGGCTGGGCGCGATAGCGATGTGGAACCCGGTGTCCTCCACCGCCAACGCGGTGCGTGAGCTGTTCGGCAACCCGGGTCGGCTGGGCGACTCGTGGATCGAGCAGCACGCGATGCTGATGGCGCTGGTGTGGCCGGTGCTGATCACCGCGGTGTTCCTGCCGCTGGCGGTGCGGAAGTACCAGCGGCTGTCGCACTGAGCGAGGCCCGGTTCGTACGGGAACGGGGCCCGCGGCACCGCCGCAGGCCCCGTTCCCCGGTCGGTCGGCGCTCGGGCCGTCAGCTGGGGCTCAGATCCGCTCGACGACGTAGTCGATGCAGCGGGTCAGGGCCTCGACGTCGGCGGGGTCGACGGCGGGGTACATCGCGACGCGGAGCTGGTTGCGCCCGAGCTTGCGGTACGGCTCGGTGTCCACGATGCCGTTGGCGCGCAGCGCCTTGGCGACGGCGGCGGCGTCCACGTCGTCGGAGAAGTCGATCGTGCCGACGACCTGCGAGCGCTGCGCCGGGTCGGCGACGAACGGCGTGGTGGCCTTCGCCTCCTCGGCCCAGTTGTAGAGCGTGCGGGCGGAGGCGGCGGTGCGGCGCACGGCCCAGTCCAGGCCGCCCTGCCCGTTCAGCCAGTCGAGCTGGTCGGCGAGGAGGAAGAGGGTGGCGAGGGCGGGGGTGTTGTACGTCTGGTTCTTGCGGGAGTTGTCGATCGCCGTGGGCAGCGAGAAGAACTCCGGCACGTGCCGCCCGGAGGCGTGCACCCGCGCGGCCCGCTCCAGCGCGGCCGGTGAGAACGCGGCGACCCACAGCCCGCCGTCGGAGGCGAACGACTTCTGCGGCGCGAAGTAGTACACGTCGGTCTCCGCCACGTCCACCGGCAGCCCGCCGGCCCCGGACGTCGCGTCGACGAGCACGAGCGCCCCGTCGTCGGCCCCGTCGACCCGGCGCAGCGGCATGGCGACGCCGGTGGAGGTCTCGTTGTGCGTCAGCGCGTACACGTCGGTGCCGGCCTCGGCCCGCGCCTCGGGGTGCGTGCCGGGCTCGGACGTGACGACGGTCGGCTCGTCCAGCCACGGGGCGAGCTTCGCGGCCTTGGCGAACTTCGAGGAGAACTCGCCGAAGGACAGGTGCTGCGACTTGCGCTCGATCAGCCCGTGGGTGGCGATGTCCCAGAACGCGGTGGACCCGCCGTTGCCGAGGATCACCTCGTACCCCTCGGGCAGCGAGAACAGCTCGCGCACGCCCTCACGCACCCGGCCGACGAGGTTCCGCACGGGAGCCTGCCGGTGGGACGTGCCGAGGAGGGAGGAACCGGTGGCGG
Proteins encoded:
- a CDS encoding ATP-binding cassette domain-containing protein: MKASSADAVVADGVQKRYGEKRALAGFDLTVPYGTVYGLLGPNGAGKTTAVRILSTLIRLDGGQARVGGFDVMKEPVKVRRRIGLAGQYAAVDEVLTGRQNLEMFARLFHLGSRRARERAAELLEQFGLTEAADKGAKEYSGGMRRRLDLASSMILAPDVLFMDEPTTGLDPRGRGEVWEAVRDLVAGGTTVLLTTQYLDEADKLADRIAVIDEGRTIADDTPAALKNKVGGDRIEVVVGSAEEIPDAVKAVARVSGADPAIDLEELRVHGAVTDRVAALTEVARTLQDDGVAVDDIALRRPTLDDVFLSLTGHTAAESESAESAGGKESRKAKKESGKDGRKEEAPVV
- a CDS encoding ABC transporter permease encodes the protein MSTTVTESAAGEKRPRPPAGEQAPGGALKWAFADCWTVVRRGLLHYRRQPSNIAWQLGFPVVSVLLFVYVFGSAMEGGADAYKSYAMPGMFAMTMAFGFMNTAMLIAIDKEHGITDRFRSMPMSPSAVVSGRGVSDLIGAALDLAVMAAIALVIGWRSDGTALETVAAFALLLWLRFALIWVGVVLGLLTPNQEAAGNLFAVAFPFGMVSSVFASPADMPDWLGAIAMWNPVSSTANAVRELFGNPGRLGDSWIEQHAMLMALVWPVLITAVFLPLAVRKYQRLSH
- the serC gene encoding phosphoserine transaminase → MAEIEIPADIKPADGRFGSGPSKVRTEALEALAATGSSLLGTSHRQAPVRNLVGRVREGVRELFSLPEGYEVILGNGGSTAFWDIATHGLIERKSQHLSFGEFSSKFAKAAKLAPWLDEPTVVTSEPGTHPEARAEAGTDVYALTHNETSTGVAMPLRRVDGADDGALVLVDATSGAGGLPVDVAETDVYYFAPQKSFASDGGLWVAAFSPAALERAARVHASGRHVPEFFSLPTAIDNSRKNQTYNTPALATLFLLADQLDWLNGQGGLDWAVRRTAASARTLYNWAEEAKATTPFVADPAQRSQVVGTIDFSDDVDAAAVAKALRANGIVDTEPYRKLGRNQLRVAMYPAVDPADVEALTRCIDYVVERI